A window of the Cuculus canorus isolate bCucCan1 chromosome 3, bCucCan1.pri, whole genome shotgun sequence genome harbors these coding sequences:
- the LOC128851725 gene encoding BRD4-interacting chromatin-remodeling complex-associated protein-like: MFVQEERIRLALDKQSVKEKSEEDVSVLSPSHSLSSLASLASSSSAAPAPDSLKVPPAQAVPPTPSPKLEIKPSGSSPSVTCTKTPPLLDEDADTLPSGNKSPSQACGAPSQIGLKLKIKQRAGLWQVVHNTASKVTRDRDPDPGAGLGAQGDNKEPGSEPTTGALDQEGNTKC, translated from the exons ATGTTTGTTCAGGAGGAAAGGATCAGGCTAGCGCTCGACAAGCAGTCGGTCAAGGAGAAATCAG AGGAAGATGTCTCAGTGCTCTCCCCATCGCACAGCCTCTCCTCCTTGGCATCCCTGGCCTCCAGCTCCAGTGCGGCACCAGCTCCCGACAGCCTGAAGGTGCCCCCAGCGCAGGCAGtgcctcccactccctcccccAAGCTGGAGATCAAGCCCAGTGGGAGCTCCCCCTCCGTCACCTGCACCAAGACTCCCCCTTTGCTGGACGAAGACGCGGACACCTTGCCCTCCGGGAACAAATCCCCCAGCCAAGCCTGCGGAGCACCCAGTCAGATCGGCCTCAAGCTGAAGATCAAGCAGAGGGCTGGGCTATGGCAAGTGGTGCACAACACCGCTTCAAAGGTGACCAGGGATCGTGATCCTGACCCAGGAGCGGGCCTGGGGGCTCAGGGAGACAACAAGGAACCGGGATCCGAACCCACGACTGGGGCCCTGGATCAGGAAGGCAACACGAAATGTTAG